The DNA window AGGGAGCGGGAGATGATGTGCGTCGTCCTCTCCAAGGTCGGCGACGTGCCGCCGGAGCAGCTCGACCCGCAGGTCCGGATCTGGGCGGCCAAGGTCCGGGAGCTCTCCTACAACATGGAGGACGCCGTGGACGCCTACATGGTCCGCGTGTACGACGGCAGCCATGGCGACCTTGGCCCCAACAACCTGAAGAACAGAGTCAAGAAGTTTTTCAAGCGGACCAAGAAGCTGTTGAGCAAGGGGAAGGCTCTTCATCAGATCTCCGGCGCCATCCAAGACGCCCAGGAGCTCGCCAAGGAGCTGGGTGAGCTCCGTCAGAGGTACGCGCTTGAGGCACGCGCCGACGGTGTGGGGAACGCCATTGATCCTCGCCTTAAGGCTGTGTACAGAGATGTCACAGAGCTTGTAGGCATTGAGGGCATAAGGGATGAGCTGATAGAGAAGCTCCTTGGTCAGGATGAGAGGTCCAAGCAGCAGCTCAAGACAATGTCTATTGTTGGATTTGGTGGATTGGGTAAGACAACGCTTGCCAGGGCTGTGTATGACAAGATCAGAGAAGAATTCGACTGTGGAGTGTTTGTTTCGATGTCTCGGAATCCTGACATCACAAAGATTTTCAAGAAGATGTTGTATGGGCTCGACAGCAGTAAGTTCACAAACATCAACGAAGCTGTCAGGGACAACCAACAGCTCATCGAAGAGCTGAGAGCGTTTCTTCAGGATAAGAGGTATGAATTTATTGCTAATATATATGCCTCCCTGTCAACTAATAGAAACCTGGTTACGTACATCCTTGTTGATATGTGAACTAACATTCTAAAAAATCATGCAGGTACTTAATCATGATTGATGACATATGGGATGAAGGAGCCTGGGAAATTATCAACTGTGCTTTCTCTAAGAGCGATCTTGGCAGCAGAGTAATAACAACAACCCGCATAACCAGTATCGCTCAAGCATGTTGCCCTTCTAGTGGTGATATTATTCATAAGATGAAGTCCCTTGATAATGATGACTCTAAAAGGCTCTTCTGCAAAAGAATATTTCCTCAAGGAAGTGAATGCCCCGTTGAACTGGAGCAAGTATCTAGAGAAATTTTGAAGAAATGTGGTGGCGTGCCGCTAGCCATCATTACTATAGCTCGTCTGCTAGCAGGTAATTATCAACAAATAAAGCCAAAGTATCAATGGGACAACATACTCAGTTCTATTGGCCGTGGACTTGCAGAAGGTGGTACCGCGAAGGATATGCAGAGAATACTATCCTTTAGTTACTATGATCTACCTTCTCATCTGAAGACTTGTTTATTATATCTCACTATATTTCCGGAAGATTATGAGATAAATAAAGACAGGTTGATATGGCGGTGGATAGCTGAAGGCTTTATCCAAGGTGGAGAACAAGAAATTAGACTATTTGATCTTGGAGAGATATACTTTAGTGAGCTGGTAAACAGAAACTTGATACAGCCAATAGCTGTTGATGTTGAAGGTAGGGTGGGAGCTTGTCACGTGCATGATATGGTACTTGATCTCATATGTTGTCTATCAAGTGAAGAAAACTTCATTACTATATTGGATGGTACTAAGCAAAGCAAAAATAATTCACATAGCATGGTTCACTGGTTATCTTTTCAGAATAGCATGTCAGAGCTCACCACCCATAGCTTCGATGCCACAAGTACGTTGAAGTTGAGGTCAATTACTCTGTTTAGAACTGATGCTGATCTGATCCAGGCTCTTTCAAGATTCAAAGTTTTGCGTGTGTTGGACTTAGAAGGTTGTAATCTCAGCGAAAGTAGTCATCAGATTGACCTTAGGTATGTTGAGAATTTATTACACCTGAGGTACCTAGGGCTACGAAATACACGTGTTAGCGTTCTCCCCACGGAAATAGGAAAGCTACAATTTTTGCAAACACTGGATTTAAGAATCTGATGACCACAGCCACTGGTGAGTTCGGCGACACCGAGTATGGCCAGAGCAGATGCGCCGAGAGGAGAAGGCAGCAAAACAGAGGAGGCTGTAAGGAGACGGCGGTGTGGACAGGGGACGAAAACATGCCCCTGTTTCGAGTGTTGAACCATAGCAGCTTCTTCCTCAGGGTTCTGGAGCTCGTCAGAACCTGCACATACGTGAAATGGATCAGCACGGCAAATATGTACTGGAACTAATGAGTCACCACCAACAACGAGTAATTAACTGACTACCTTTGAAATGGTCGATTACGCAGAAGCGCTCACAGATGCTTCCGTCCGTCACAGCCGTTGTTCGGATGGAACAGCCAGGCTTTGCAAGTTTGAATGTCAACTTCTAGATCCACTGCCGGATGCAGATTGATTGGTCTGCAGGACAGGATCCAACTAATGAATGCAAGGTCAGGAATTGAACAAGGTAATTAAGAGAAATCGGCAACGAAAATGATCGAGTCATTACCTTTTGAGTCGCCGGTCAACAGGTGTAAACTGGAACTCTGAACTCTGAAGGTTGACAGTGAAACACTACCATATATCAAATCTGCACAAGATGTAGATGTATGTAGCCGGCGGTTGTTGGGGCGGGGTTAAAATGGAACTGGACTGTAAGAACAAATAACCAACCTGTTCCAATATCACATGGAACATATTTTAAAATTAGCATTGTAACACAAGCTGAGATATATTCAGATAAAACACAAAGGGAACATTGTTGTATTATGCCAAGAAGAATGGAGCAATCACACTGACGGATCAATCACCATGTACAGTAGCAATCACACCTGCATCTAGAACTGCTCAGATAGAAGAATATAGTAGAAGACAATTGATCTTCCATGCTGCTAATCTCGTGAAACACAAGCTGTCCAATCATTAGGAAGGCCAGGCAAGCCTGCAATCTTCAACACTCCAAGAAAGCCTGCAATGTTTCCATGCGTTAAGGTTAGCACAATCATCAAACTCCATATATTGGAAGAAAATGCTCAATCAATTTATAGCAAAAAAAAAATGGTCAACAGGGGAACCTGCTAAATATATAGGAACTGATACTCTGACTGTTGAAAGTGAAACACCACCCTATGTATATATGCAGTCTCCAAATCTGCACAAGATGTAGTTGGCAGTTGGTGATACCATGAACTCAATAACCAATCAGTTCATCTACCTGTTTAAGAATTCAGAACAGGATCAGGAAACATAGTTGCATTATGCCAAAAATAAtggagcaaaaaaaggagttgtCTACACCATACACGTACCAGATAGAGGATAAAATGCTCTTCCACACAAATCGTTAATCCGCTAAAACACAAGCTGTACGTATAAGTTGCAGCTTGAAAGGAAAGTACTGACACAAGTGTGACGACAAAGGCAGCTACCTGTCAGATTTCACAAGTtagtactactccctccattccataatgtagtgcttCATCTATCcacgtgcttcaactttgaccataaatttaactaccaagaccgattgcggcgggagcaaaaattatatcagtgaattcgtattcgaaagaagtttttaattatataattttttctcccgccgcagttggtctcgttggttaaatttatggtcaaagttggacctcgggaagcgcgggcgcactatattttggaatggagggagtactaaaaaTATGTGGGGACCGATCCTGCTGAGACATTTAACGAGGGTTTGGCTGTATGCATCATTGATGCAGATGCCAGGGGTAATGAAAATTTTCATTTTGTGAATAAAAAATATCTTGAGAAAGGAAATGAAAGTGGTGGCAATAATGTTTTTACTTTTTTAGAAACCTTTCAAGATAAACAAATCTCAAGACAGGTTCTTCCATCGTTGTTCTTGTCTGGATGGAACAACCGAAGTCCTGAATGCCAAATCAACTATCGGCGGTAATTATTCTacagaaacagagtaatgcaaatTTTCGCAtaaaaaaagagtaatgaaaTTCAAGGATCCAACtaaaaaaagagtaatgaaaTTTAAGGTCTAGAAACAGACAAGGTATAAATATGCTCAGCCACTTACGTTAAGATAGCCCATATATATGTAGTCGGGCGTGCTAAGTAGGAACTGAAAGGCAAGCTCCATGTATAGTAACCTCCAAAACTGCTTAGATAGATGAATATTCTCCATATGTATGTACAATTAAATGAGCAGCTGTACCGGCAAGCCTGTTACGTCACACAAGTCAGTAATCAAACAAATTTGGTGTGCCTCAAATAATATATACAGTACAAACTTTTTATCGTTACTACAAAAATATATTTTATCATGAATCCAAATGGAACTAATTTGGTGTTGTAAATACTGATATATTTTTCTATAGACTTGGTCAAACTGAAAAGGCTTGAATTAGCACTAATATAGATCTTCAAATAATTTgtaatggagggagtacacaCAGTAATCCCATTTGTTAGAGGAAACAGAATgaagaaatgagaagagaagagcttgaactgattggtacgtACCTTGGCCAGGCAATGACACCTGCAAATCTGGGTATTTTTGTTTCACTGTGTAGACTTGCTCGCGTAGCTCGGGGCCGCAGTCCACTATGACTAGCTCTTTCAGAGAATTTGGGATCCCCTCCTTAGGCAGTGATCGAATTTTAGCACACCTAATGACTTCTAGTTTCTTGAGAGAAGAGAGGTCGTGCAACCTTTGAGGGAGGGACGGCAAACCTTGACACTCCACAAAAGATAGGTGTTGGAGGGAGGTGAGGAGCTGAAGCGCGTTCTCTTCCCCATCCGTCAAGCTTTCCACCCGCTTATCATACCAGAAACTTAACTCCTGGAGGGTAGCGGCAAGGAGGGTGCAGATTGGGGCAACTAGCGCTGCTGAGGAGCTATCCACCTCAAGTTTTTCCAATTGGAAGAAGGAGCCTGTTGCAGGAAACACATTTTTTGCCCTGCTCGCCATCACCAAATCCGAGAGAAGATCCGCGGCTACAGATCGAGGGTGATCTTTATTATATACCTCCAATTCCTTGAGGTTAACGAGTGTGATGAGAGGGTTGAACCCATCCATTGTTATATTCTCGCAATTTAACAGCCCTAGCCGGGTGAGAGACGTGAGGTTTGAGAGCGGGGCAATTGAAAGAAATCTTGGGTCGTCTATAATCTCAAGATTCCAAAGGCATTTTACCTTTGAGAGTTGTTCCCATTGGATCTCTGACCCCCTTACAAATTTGACGCTCTGTAGTCTGTCAATTATATCGTGCCAAGCTAATACACCACCATACCTCGTCAAATACAAACCATGTCCACTGTGCCATGAAATCCCTGTGCTGACAGAAGATGCATTAGCAACCACAACATCAGTTATTGTTGAAGTGTGAGGCATGGAAGGCAGGAACAACTTTGGGCAACTCAGAATCTCAAGTTTCGCTAGATGGTTATAAGAGACATTAGGGCCCTCCTGCAGGAAGGGCAGCACACACAGATTGGGACATGAGCTGCAATGGATGTATTCAAGCTTTGAAAACGAATGGGCATTAGGCACCCCAACCCACTCGATAAATTCTGGCAAACTATGAAGAATAATCTGCTTCAATTGCATGAAACTTTTATCCGTAACGCCACAAAGGCCAGGTCTGATCTGACTAAGTCTAGATATGCGACTCAGCGTGAGTGACGTGAGATGTAGTAGCAGTCCAAAGAGTGGAAGAGTGACCCAAGATATACCCTCTAAGTGGAGAGACGTGAGCATCACCATCCTAATGTCATGACACAACCATCTAGGACCGGTTGAACCACCATGATCTATAATGCCAAGTGCTCCAAGATTACAATGTGGTTCAAGACCATCAAGAACATCAGACTCCAGGTTATGTTGGTTTGTACCCCATACTAGGTGCAACTTTTTTAAATCCTTTTTCAAAACTATTTTGGCTTCAATAGCCTCTTCCTTAGTTGCCACCTTTTCAAGATTATATATATTGAGTTCACCTCCAAGGTCTGTTAATTTCCCCAGCTCACTCAATTCATATCCAACACTCTCTTTCTTGACATAGAATTGTTTTAGCTCTTTTAAATACTTCATCTTTCCAACCATAGTAACATTGGAATGGAGTTCATTTTCAGCAAATAACTGTCGTAAACTGATTAGGCGGCTAAAGTCTTTAGGCAATCTAACACTACCATGCCAACCTATTAAGTCCAATAATTTTAAGTGATAAAACCTGCATAGTGTAATGGGCAAAGACACTTGTGAGATGAATAATGATGTACTAATTTTGAGGCATCGGAGGTGGATAAGTTTTGAAAAGTTATGCGGCCAGGTTTCTAGGGTCTTAAATTCTATAAATAGGACACGGAGTCTCCCAACTTCCTTGAAAGCATCTTCCAAAGTCTCATGAATGACCCTTCCATATTTTCCAAAGATCATCAAAGCCCGTAAATTTACGATATCTATCTTGCTCTTCAAGTCAAACATTTCTCTCCTAAAATTTGCATCGCAACTATTTCCCATGGTGATGGATATGTACCGAATAGATCGTGGAATGACATCAGATCTAAAACTTTCACTACTATATATATTGAGGCATTCTTGTGATGAAATACTCTGAGATAGTTGATGCAATAAATCATGCAATACATAGTAATGATCCTCAGAACCATCAGTCTCCTTCACGAGAAAACCATTGTCCACAAATTCCTCCACATATTTCTCCTCTTTGTTTATGACTCCTATTGAAATCCAAAAATATGTAATTTCTAAATTCTTGAACTTATAATCTCCAGGGAACAATGCAAAATATGAGAAACATCTTTTCAGATGCAAAGGAAGGTTATGATAACTAATCCTTAGAGATGGCATAATGTCATGCTCATTTTGCTCTTTTTGCCATTCATTGTGTTCAAGAACTCCCACCCAATGTTCCAGAGAAATATCCCTCTTCAATAATCGACCAACTGTCTTGGCTGCTAGAGGTGAACCCTTTAACTTCTCTGAAATTTTTCTTGCAATGTGAGTTAAGTCATCTCGATAATCCTCAGGCTCTGTTCCAAAATAAATCAAGTCTTCAAATAATCTGAAGAATTCAGCAGGCTCAAGTCCTTTTAGTGCTACTGCATGTGTTGTTTTCACAATATTAGCTATAGTTGGGATTCGAGTTGTGACAAGAACCATGTTGCCCTTGGATAGTACCTCCTCCTTGAATGGAGCTAACAGGTTATCCCAATCATGGATATTGCATTTCCACATGTCATCGAAGACAATTAGAAACCTTTTAGACTGAAGCCTCTGTGCGATGGATTTTTGGAGGTGGTCTAAACTTGTTGTTTGATTTGCTGTGTTGCTTCCTTCTATACAGCTAAGGATCTGTTGGCTGATCTTAAGTACATCAAAATGAGTTGGTACACTTACCCAAACCCTAACATCAAAATGCTCTTGTATGCTGTTATCCTTATACAGATGTTGGGTGAAGGTTGTCTTTCCAATACCCCCTGGACCAACTATAGGAAGAACAGAAAGGGTTTTATTCTGATATGTGCCACCAATAATATCCTTTCTAGTTTTCTCAAAAATAGTTGTCCTACCATACAGTGTAACTTGTGCAATGACTGAACTTGTAATAGGGCGTTTTATGGTGACATTTGGAGTGTTGATATGGTCTGGATCTATCTGGAGCAACTCAGCGATAGGCGCACATAGAGAGTGCATTTCTTGTATCACAGACTTAATTTTATTGGACATGGCAACTCTGTCAAATGTCAGCCTCTCAAGTGGGGCATCATTGCCGTTGCCAGGGATGGTTGAACTGGATGGATTCTCGGCAGCGGCAGCACCAGCACCACCATGTACACACGAACAAGAAAAGTATGCAAGACAATTACCAATGGTGTGGCGAACGGCATGACAACCATGTTGAAGAAGACCAGATAGGCCATCACCAAGATCTGGCACCGCGTACTGGGTGCCGTCAAGCTGGTCCTGGATGATGAAGTAGTGGAGCTCATCCAGTGTGTCCTCAGCCTCATGGGGTTTGGCGTTGAGCGCCTGCACCAGCTCACGCAGACCATCATTGTCGCCCATGCCCCTCGCCTGGGCGGCTTGCAAAAGTCCATGTGTGCGCATGAGATCACCTTTGATCTTCTCGGAGTTGAGACCGAGCTCTTTGCTGTCCATGTATGCGGCCACCAAGTCATCGGACAGCATATTCAGCACCTTGCCGACGAGCCAGCCTGCCGCCGCCGTCCCCATCTCCGCCGGGTGCTAAGCAAGGCAAATGATTTGTGACCTGTGAGGTGAAGTTTTGTGGGTTAACAGGTAGCAGCTATGTGGGCATACTTAGAAGGCATTGGTGGCTCCTTTTATAGTGTTGGTGGTAGGTTTGTATTGACCAAGCTGGCTAGCAGTAGCTAGTCTCTGTTTAGCCAGCCTAACACACATGCAACTTGGTCATTGACCTCATAGGTGCACTCAAGGATGCTTCCAGGAAGATGCATACTTTCTTTCTGAAGAACGTAGATGTGAACATGAATGAACCAATCAGTTGCAAAGAGGCTGGAGAAAACCATGTGAGGGTACCCGGTTGTGACCTGTGAGATGAGGTTAGAGCAAGGAACGATTGAAGACAAGGACTAGTTGATCATGACTTGGACATACAGAAAAGTAGCCAAGTCCATCAATTGTATCGTATTTTTTGTTGTCCACTGCAGGATGATGGGGAGAAAAACTTGGCTAACTTGGGGATTGAACCCATCCACTCTGCAATTGCAGTTGCTACAGAAAAACTTAATTTTTTGTGTCTCGATCTGACATGGTCATGGTGCCTCATCATGGACAAGTTTTCTAAACTCCACGTACGTACGAGCGTATAAATAAACGGGAATTCTGGCATTTAGTAAGAACAGGTCCATTATTGTGATAGTTGATTGCAACAGTATACTTAACAAACCGAGAGCCCGCACTATTAAACTCGTCTCAACGATGACTGGGGAACCACTCCGTCTGAAGGTTGTTCTGACCATTGTTGGCAAGAAACTTGTGTTACCATCCCTTGAGACAAAAGGGCATCAATCATTTGGTCAAACAAAGTGAAAATTCTGATGAGATTCATCGGCAACAAACAAGATGCCATCTTTAACTAATCAGTATAAACAAGTTTAGCTGAAACTTGTCAAATCGTATTCAAATTAGTACTTTTTTTTAAAAGCCCTCGTCTCAGGGAACACAGGGACGCAAACGAAACATAAATTGCACTGGAAAAATTGGAAGCGTATGTTCAAAATTGGAAACATGACTGCGGTGGTTGGAGTCGAAGACTATTAGTAGCTAGGAAAAGAACAGAAAATGTTGCTTACGCTGTTACGCATTATAGCACACCTTGAGTGCAAGGATTGAAACACGATGGTTGGTGCCTCATCACGCAACCAGTCCAGATACGGGGCAGGCTCGTAATTTAACAAACGGAAGGCAAGCTCACATTGATCTTCGGGATAGACAGAGGGGGCCGGAGTTGGAGAAGACGAAGGCGGTCCGTCGTCCCCCGTGCGCCGACTTGTGCTGTGACACCATGGTCTGTCATAGCTACAGTCAGTCTACAGAGGAAGCGGGTCAGGGGATGGGATGCAGGCGAGTTACCAGGGGGAAACGGCGGGCGGTGGGCTCCAATTGAGGTTGAGGGGTGAGCGAACCTGTCGccgacgacgaggaggagatCGCCGCCGCCGGGGTGGGACCGTGGGAGTTGAAAAAAAATGGGCGGCGAGGGCCCATAGAGAGATTTCATTTTGAGCGATGGGCCCATAGATAGATAGGCCTGGAAGGAAAAACTATCGTTTAGAAGTACCAATATAGCCCAGCCCACGGCACAGCACCAGACTGCTGGATTCTTGTGTGTGGAACAAGTGTGCTGCAAATAAACACTGGTTTGTTTTTGCCGTGCGTTTCACTGCCACTTGCAGCACACATTCTGCAAATTTTTAAGAAGCCGAAAACAAATACCAAAAATGATGGCGACATTGCCTCTATAGATACGACCATAATATCGGCCGCATATGCAATAATCAGCTGATTTCTATTAATGATTACTGCAacatagacacacacacacagagagacaGAGGAGATGGTGATAATCGGTGGGCATCTTCTTTTGTTTTCCTTTGTCTTTTTTCCTGTTTATCTTTTTGGGGTTTTCTACCTCTTCTCTTTTACCTATTTTATGAAAGTAAAAAATTCACATATTTTTTTCATAAATACACAGACAATTTCAATACGTGAGAATAATTTTTAACACATGATGAACAAGTTTTAAAATAGACACTGAACATTTATTTAATACATGATAATCCTTTTTCTAATACAAGACGGACATTAAAATTCATGACGGTGCTCAAGGATTGTTCTTGGGTGCATCGGCAGTTGAATTTCAGGGTGTGACGgaaacactagtagaaaaaggcccatttgtcccggttccagaggcccatttgtcccggttccagaggcccatttgtcccggttccagaggcccatttgtcccggttccagaggcccatttgtcccggttccagaggcccatttgtcccggttccagaggcccatttgtcccggttctggaaccgggactaaagggttgggaCTAAAGCCCATGACCCTTAGTCCCGGTTCGCTTACGAACCGGGACAGGTGTGGCTCCACGTGGCTGCTGCGGCGAGCCCAAGcaggagggcctttagtcccggttggtgttaccaaccgggaccaaagagCATTCACGCGTCAGCAGCTCAGGAGttggtttttttttgaaaggggcaGCGGGGGGTTGGGAGTTTTGGAGGGTTAATTTAATTAGGGGTTtcatatatgaaaaaaaacataCATCATATATATAAGAACAAAAAAAAGCATACAtcatctatatatatatatatgaacaaaaCAAAAGCATATATAAACAAAATCATCACAAAATCATCGTATGAACAAAAATCATAATATGAACAAAACAACAGGAAGGGGGCCGGCAGGACCATAGCGCGGGGTGGCACAGACCGGGGCGATGACGGCGCGAGGGCGGTGACGGCGCGGGGGCGGTGACGGCGTGGGGGCGTCGTCGGAGGGATCGAAGAAAAACTAAATGAAATTTTTGGCAAGTGCTGCTTATATAGACgaagcattggtcccggttcatggcaccaaccgggaccaatgcgcccctttagtcctggttcgtgccaccaaccgggtCCAGACGTCTCTGTTTCctgccctttgggctgctgaaaactgacctttggtcccggttggtggcacgaaccgggactaaaggggcgcattggtcccggttggtgccacaaACTGGGACCGATGCCCCCCTTTAGTCTTGGTTGATGCCACCAACGGGACCAAAGGACTTGTGCTGGCGCGGTCTGGTGCGATGTTTAGTCCCGCCTCGCTAGCTGAGAGGGGctcggagtggtttataagccccgccgcgccgaccacttcgagctcctctctactGCAGGCTTATGGGCTTAAATACACTCtctgtgcctgtgggcctaccGGGTCTGCATCCTGACCCAACTAgcgggtttctagtcgtatgcaggccgtggtggcccagtaggcggcatttttttaaaaaaaatctagtttttttgttttattttttgctttatttattttattttgtttctaattacaGCAAAATACTTACTAGTTTTTCAGTTATTCTTTTTGGTTTTAGGTAATAAAAATTATAAATTTTCTGTGAGTGCCATTAATTTTcccatttgaaaagtttaaatttgaattttttgaaatttgtgtgaatcactagtttttgaataactttactataaaaatagatttttgagtgattctttttcctgctatttagtagtactgtgttttatcattatattcaatttggtaattttTAGCTTATTTGAAATGTCTGTTTTAATCAAAAACAAATTTTATCTTTTTAGtttgctattagagtttcattaatgttttctagttcattctttttgctattagagtttcattaaagttttctagttcattcttttagttcattatttttgctattagagtttcataaatgttttctagttcattctttttgctattagttcattctttgagctaaatgaccctgaaatttgaaagcacttcaaatgaactctgaagaggttgaaagtttgcatggtatcatcatttcacccacctagcatgtgctaaaaagttgagagggttacggcaaaaactgaatgcacttcgtgtacaaaatggacaa is part of the Triticum urartu cultivar G1812 unplaced genomic scaffold, Tu2.1 TuUngrouped_contig_4282, whole genome shotgun sequence genome and encodes:
- the LOC125527609 gene encoding disease resistance protein RGA5-like; protein product: MMCVVLSKVGDVPPEQLDPQVRIWAAKVRELSYNMEDAVDAYMVRVYDGSHGDLGPNNLKNRVKKFFKRTKKLLSKGKALHQISGAIQDAQELAKELGELRQRYALEARADGVGNAIDPRLKAVYRDVTELVGIEGIRDELIEKLLGQDERSKQQLKTMSIVGFGGLGKTTLARAVYDKIREEFDCGVFVSMSRNPDITKIFKKMLYGLDSSKFTNINEAVRDNQQLIEELRAFLQDKRYLIMIDDIWDEGAWEIINCAFSKSDLGSRVITTTRITSIAQACCPSSGDIIHKMKSLDNDDSKRLFCKRIFPQGSECPVELEQVSREILKKCGGVPLAIITIARLLAGNYQQIKPKYQWDNILSSIGRGLAEGGTAKDMQRILSFSYYDLPSHLKTCLLYLTIFPEDYEINKDRLIWRWIAEGFIQGGEQEIRLFDLGEIYFSELVNRNLIQPIAVDVEGRVGACHVHDMVLDLICCLSSEENFITILDGTKQSKNNSHSMVHWLSFQNSMSELTTHSFDATSTLKLRSITLFRTDADLIQALSRFKVLRVLDLEGCNLSESSHQIDLRYVENLLHLRYLGLRNTRVSVLPTEIGKLQFLQTLDLRI
- the LOC125527608 gene encoding putative disease resistance protein RGA3, with product MGTAAAGWLVGKVLNMLSDDLVAAYMDSKELGLNSEKIKGDLMRTHGLLQAAQARGMGDNDGLRELVQALNAKPHEAEDTLDELHYFIIQDQLDGTQYAVPDLGDGLSGLLQHGCHAVRHTIGNCLAYFSCSCVHGGAGAAAAENPSSSTIPGNGNDAPLERLTFDRVAMSNKIKSVIQEMHSLCAPIAELLQIDPDHINTPNVTIKRPITSSVIAQVTLYGRTTIFEKTRKDIIGGTYQNKTLSVLPIVGPGGIGKTTFTQHLYKDNSIQEHFDVRVWVSVPTHFDVLKISQQILSCIEGSNTANQTTSLDHLQKSIAQRLQSKRFLIVFDDMWKCNIHDWDNLLAPFKEEVLSKGNMVLVTTRIPTIANIVKTTHAVALKGLEPAEFFRLFEDLIYFGTEPEDYRDDLTHIARKISEKLKGSPLAAKTVGRLLKRDISLEHWVGVLEHNEWQKEQNEHDIMPSLRISYHNLPLHLKRCFSYFALFPGDYKFKNLEITYFWISIGVINKEEKYVEEFVDNGFLVKETDGSEDHYYVLHDLLHQLSQSISSQECLNIYSSESFRSDVIPRSIRYISITMGNSCDANFRREMFDLKSKIDIVNLRALMIFGKYGRVIHETLEDAFKEVGRLRVLFIEFKTLETWPHNFSKLIHLRCLKISTSLFISQVSLPITLCRFYHLKLLDLIGWHGSVRLPKDFSRLISLRQLFAENELHSNVTMVGKMKYLKELKQFYVKKESVGYELSELGKLTDLGGELNIYNLEKVATKEEAIEAKIVLKKDLKKLHLVWGTNQHNLESDVLDGLEPHCNLGALGIIDHGGSTGPRWLCHDIRMVMLTSLHLEGISWVTLPLFGLLLHLTSLTLSRISRLSQIRPGLCGVTDKSFMQLKQIILHSLPEFIEWVGVPNAHSFSKLEYIHCSSCPNLCVLPFLQEGPNVSYNHLAKLEILSCPKLFLPSMPHTSTITDVVVANASSVSTGISWHSGHGLYLTRYGGVLAWHDIIDRLQSVKFVRGSEIQWEQLSKVKCLWNLEIIDDPRFLSIAPLSNLTSLTRLGLLNCENITMDGFNPLITLVNLKELEVYNKDHPRSVAADLLSDLVMASRAKNVFPATGSFFQLEKLEVDSSSAALVAPICTLLAATLQELSFWYDKRVESLTDGEENALQLLTSLQHLSFVECQGLPSLPQRLHDLSSLKKLEVIRCAKIRSLPKEGIPNSLKELVIVDCGPELREQVYTVKQKYPDLQVSLPGQGLPVQLLI